Part of the Raphanus sativus cultivar WK10039 unplaced genomic scaffold, ASM80110v3 Scaffold2801, whole genome shotgun sequence genome is shown below.
GATGGCCCACCGACGGCGACGCGAACGCGAACACGGCGCTGGCTCAGAGGTTCAACCAAGGGTTATTAAACCGCATCGTCCGAGGACAGGGAACGCCTCGCCGGAAAACGGCGCCGGAGGTTTACGTGTTCTCGTTGGTCGACGAGGACGCGAAGAGCATCGATCCCGGGAAGTTCGAGCGCCACTGGGGAATATTCTCTTACGACGGCGCCGTTAAGTACCCGCTAAGTCTCGGTAACGGACGTCAGTTGGTTCCCGCGAAAGGGGTTCGTTACCAGGCACGTGAGTGGTGCGTGCTCTCTCCTCAAGCGGCTTCTGGGAATGCGTGGACGTCTTCTTCTGATTACGCGTGTCAGCTCGCTGACTGCACCTCTCTGGGCCCGGGGTCCTCTTGCGCTGGTTTAGATTCAGCGGCGAATGCGTCTTACgcgtttaatatatattttcagaagATGGATCATCGCCGGGGATCTTGCGTGTTCGACAATCTTGGGGTTGTGACTAAGGTTGATCCGTCGCGTGGTTCGTGTAAGTTTCCTATTGAGATTGATACGAGCAAGCGTGATGAGACGTTGCGTCCGCGGAAGAATTCTGGTGCGGGTGAAGGGAAGTGGAGGACGGTGGTGACGGCGGCGATGGCGGTTGTTTGGGCGGTGATTAATTGATGATCCATTGGGGCGTAATTTTTTCTGTaactatttcttttttctctgtAAATAAGACACTAGATAATTGGACATATCATTTGTCTTTCGGGGAACTGTTGTACTACGTATTGCTATAGTAGCTATACGCATATGAATTATGTAAATTAGATAGGGGCTTAATATGATATCAAAATTAACCAAGGGGGTAAAATTAACTAACgaaattattaattatgaatataatttatcaaattgGGTCCATAGCTCAGTGGTAGAGCAATTGACTGCAGATCAATAGGTCACCGGTTCGAACCCGGTTGGGCCCtactctttttaattaaatttagcaATTACTCATGTATATTAAcaatttttattagataattaTAGCTTTTACTGCTGGTTGCTAATATTCCCTTTCATGGTTTCAATTGGCAATTTTTACCCCTGAAATATTCTTTTCAAAATACTATccatacattttattttaaaaacatgaaaatggatttttttttttcaaaggtATGTGGCCATAGTGAATTTTTGTTGGTAATTTAACCGTGACATggctttttaaaattattttcaaaataaaactgATTAATAGGCCAAGCAACTCTTGGGCTTAAAAGCTAAGACGAACAAGGGCCAATAAGGAAAGCTGACCCTAAGACTTGTCGAAGAAGCCTTTGTTGCCTCATTGTCTTGTATAAAGTACAGTATAACAGTATAACTGTATAAGTGATTGTGGCGCTTCTTTCAATTCATTTCTACATTTTCGCAATTTCCCTCCACTCACAAAACCTCCTTTGACTCTCTCGCTGTTTCTCTGGTGTTACGGATCCGTTCTGATCGAGAGCGATGACGACAGTGGAGCAGCGTAGAAACCAAAACGCTGTTCAACAACAAGACGATGAAGACACCCAGCACGGCCCTTTCCCCGTCGAACAGCTTCAGGTACAATCTCTCCAgaatcttctctctctctctctcctacGTAGTGGAATGCATAAGCTTGCCCAGATCTTGTGCCAATCGAAATGGGTTTGTCTTAAAGTCGCCAAAGAACTGTGCTTTTCTCTATCTACCCTTTGTTCGTTCTCGCGATGATAGATAGGATAGGCGTGAATCTGACTGACGGAGGATTGGGTTTCGTTAGGGGCCTGTAGAGTGAAATACTTTTAGGGTTTTTTGTTTAATTCAGATAAAGCTAAAACCTTTGAATGTTTGGGAATCTATCTCTTGCTATGACTCAAATGCCATATAATCTCTGTGGGTCTTCTGAGTTATTTTTAGTTTGTACCCATAAACGGGAGATGAATCAATGTTTTTTATGCACTTCAATTTTCAGGCGGCAGGTATAGCTTCTGTTGATGTAAAGAAGCTAAGGGATGCTGGTCTCTGCACTGTCGAAGGTGTTGCATATACTCCAAGGAAAGATCTCTTGCAGATCAAAGGAATAAGCGATTCTAAGGTTGACAAAATCGTTGAAGCAGGTACATTTTACATCTCTTTCATCCTTTTAGAGTTTATGCATTTTCTTGTTTATGTGTGTTTATATCGCTGTGACAGCTTCAAAGCTGGTTCCTATGGGTTTCACTAGTGCTAGCCAGCTCCATGCCCAGAGACAGGAGATCATTCTGATTACCTCTGGATCACGGGAGCTCGACAAAGTTCTTGAAGGTTGGTTCTGAATATTCTTGGTTGCATTTATTTGAGAGTTTGTTTTGCTGTTATGATCTTTACTTTGTATGTACTTGTGAACAGGAGGAATCGAAACCGGATCCATCACTGAGTTATATGGTGAGTTTCGCTCTGGGAAGACTCAGTTGTGCCATACACTCTGTGTAACTTGTCAAGTAAGTTCCATTTTTTTATGAACAGACCACTCAGCTAGTGTTGCTTATATAGTAGGATTCCAGTGAACTTGAAATTCGTAGTACGTTTTTTTGCAAAATTTGAGAAATATGTTTCACATTTTGGTTCATGTTTAAATGATTAGCTTCCAATGGATCAAGGAGGTGGAGAGGGAAAGGCGATGTACATTGATGCCGAAGGAACATTTAGGCCACAAAGACTATTGCAGATAGCTGACAGGTATCCTATCTTTGTAACACATGTGAGAGCATGATGAGGCAGAATAATCAGTAAGAAACCTATCAAAATGATGCAGGTTTGGACGAAATGGAGCTGATGTTCTTGAAAACGTTGCCTATGCGAGGGCGTATAACACTGATCATCAGTCAAGGCTTCTGCTTGAGGCAGCATCAATGAT
Proteins encoded:
- the LOC108846155 gene encoding DNA repair protein RAD51 homolog 1, which translates into the protein MTTVEQRRNQNAVQQQDDEDTQHGPFPVEQLQAAGIASVDVKKLRDAGLCTVEGVAYTPRKDLLQIKGISDSKVDKIVEAASKLVPMGFTSASQLHAQRQEIILITSGSRELDKVLEGGIETGSITELYGEFRSGKTQLCHTLCVTCQLPMDQGGGEGKAMYIDAEGTFRPQRLLQIADRFGRNGADVLENVAYARAYNTDHQSRLLLEAASMMVETRFALMIVDSATALYRTDFSGRGELSARQMHLAKFLRSLQKLADEFGVAVVITNQVVAQVDGSALFAGPQFKPIGGNIMAHATTTRLALRKGRAEERICKVISSPCLPEAEARFQISTEGVTDCKD